A window from Chiloscyllium punctatum isolate Juve2018m chromosome 3, sChiPun1.3, whole genome shotgun sequence encodes these proteins:
- the map10 gene encoding microtubule-associated protein 10 has translation MTISESAAKAPTMETLFSLELLVDYVRLEPGPWTPGPGPLFAVAFRLLDFPTLLVHQIEPERAECIRRSWVSDKEKAIPERAPNGSDVPFSKGKSCLFKISLASLHSHLSNTPLYAMLLDVFPRVPKFLGSCLISLADAVDKIRREVEECGMPSMHGGKGLHALYNLMGRKVGYISVRYRLLSLGAAFLPHDQENVTGGMLDVKELPLKTVEAPILSDVNKKSEEFMSQDSGKTLFISAKSPDRLVDNRILDQKVQILDSEVPVVISMPKEEKRKPRKPTEGEPMEHQLGLRRLETERSVDLDGDNVFCPPPMYYTRSTNESKEKIAEVRRVVEPDTMSAPLEEQDMDDAGGSFDIKRNANCSHLPVNQSETTSRLKPQVYDTSPQFDPCNNISQLPLLNALLIELSLLHNQVPQGIPLPVHPKLTWLYSGLDNDSPKVHKPTHTTEPEHPKPTSSNLKIQKEKFQKHMISLKHFDKENTTKQTNTKNKSKHPKRKLAYGLTHTLRLRLQKTNPEMLILHEQRELSRKKQLKERKTAATYCKSKEESGPSTFLQENQYLPGTFSFQSGCFEENVETLIENSIELDSLHSPRVLGSRKNKNTDNFGETSKLETVTNKEQMCVQTLGPTSKVSNFQVLQNATNDRILVREDVKINVPKAFNLDSDHLFSDIVNRAQNVLQTSEINPVSIIYSTKAEDSDAQISSNSYNDCADPKYSEDFTSPEATGFSEDFTSPEPTSKCTDNLDSSIEAASTMVKHMNSNNELESNFSKHFNNGAAQSEREDDSVPLPIPSQQSPIRSLKGISNVKSHHQKVAASNLSNDATSSEVNQFKNTLNLTSKEENKKQLESTLFHGDINPVSIELPRLSSSMTGCKSFEDSQSLGPSQMSSYIPSSVSDLVSGELEINTTDVQKDGSELDATGTANECRHISELIINKLPGYTL, from the coding sequence ATGACCATCAGTGAGAGTGCAGCCAAAGCGCCCACCATGGAAACGTTGTTTTCGTTGGAGCTGTTGGTGGATTATGTGCGACTTGAGCCTGGGCCTTGGACTCCCGGACCTGGACCTTTGTTTGCGGTGGCTTTCAGGCTGTTAGACTTTCCAACCTTACTCGTCCATCAAATTGAACCGGAGCGAGCGGAATGTATACGGCGGAGCTGGGTGTCCGACAAGGAGAAAGCGATCCCTGAACGAGCACCCAATGGCTCTGACGTCCCGTTCAGCAAAGGGAAATCGTGCCTATTCAAGATCAGCCTCGCGTCCCTGCACAGCCATTTGAGCAACACACCTTTGTACGCCATGCTGCTGGACGTCTTCCCTCGGGTACCCAAGTTCCTTGGCAGTTGCCTAATTTCTCTAGCAGATGCGGTGGATAAAATCAGAAGAGAAGTTGAGGAGTGCGGCATGCCGTCCATGCATGGTGGTAAGGGTCTCCACGCTTTGTACAATCTCATGGGCAGAAAAGTCGGCTACATTTCGGTGCGATACAGACTCTTGAGTTTGGGGGCGGCTTTCCTGCCGCATGATCAAGAGAACGTGACTGGCGGAATGTTAGATGTCAAAGAACTTCCACTCAAAACCGTGGAAGCGCCAATTTTGTCCGATGTTAATAAAAAGAGCGAGGAGTTTATGTCTCAAGATAGCGGTAAAACATTATTTATTTCTGCAAAAAGTCCCGACCGGCTGGTGGATAATCGGATTCTCGATCAAAAAGTGCAAATACTCGATAGTGAGGTACCTGTTGTCATCTCGATGCCAAAGGAGGAAAAGCGTAAACCGCGCAAACCGACTGAGGGGGAACCCATGGAACACCAACTGGGACTGCGAAGATTAGAAACTGAACGAAGTGTGGATTTAGATGGAGACAATGTCTTTTGTCCACCCCCTATGTATTACACACGGTCAACAAATGAATCCAAAGAAAAAATAGCTGAAGTACGCAGAGTAGTCGAACCCGATACAATGTCAGCTCCATTGGAGGAACAAGATATGGATGATGCTGGTGGATCGTTCGATATTAAACGGAATGCAAATTGTTCTCATCTGCCTGTAAATCAGTCGGAAACTACATCCAGGTTAAAGCCACAAGTATACGATACAAGCCCACAGTTTGATCCATGTAATAACATCAGTCAGTTACCTTTACTAAATGCGCTTCTAATAGAACTTTCTTTGCTGCATAATCAGGTTCCCCAGGGGATTCCTCTTCCCGTTCACCCTAAACTTACATGGCTTTACAGTGGATTAGATAATGATTCACCCAAAGTTCATAAACCAACTCATACAACAGAACCAGAACATCCAAAGCCTACCAGTTCAAATTTAAAGATTCAAAAAGAAAAGTTTCAAAAACACATGATATCTCTAAAGCactttgataaagaaaatacaacaAAGCAAACTAATACAAAGAACAAATCTAAGCATCCAAAAAGAAAGCTGGCGTATGGATTAACACACACATTGCGGTTAAGACTCCAGAAGACAAACCCAGAAATGCTGATATTGCATGAGCAAAGGGAGCTGTCAAGAAAAAAACAACTGAAAGAGAGAAAGACTGCAGCAACATATTGTAAAAGCAAAGAGGAAAGTGGTCCATCAACATTTCTTCAAGAAAATCAGTACCTTCCTGGAACTTTTTCTTTCCAAAGTGGCTGTTTTGAAGAAAACGTTGAAACATTAATTGAAAATAGTATTGAACTAGACTCTCTCCATTCTCCAAGAGTTCTAGGAAGTAgaaaaaataaaaacacagaTAATTTTGGAGAAACATCCAAACTGGAAACTGTCACTAATAAAGAACAGATGTGTGTTCAAACTCTGGGACCAACTTCAAAAGTGTCAAACTTTCAGGTGTTGCAAAATGCAACAAATGACAGGATACTTGTTAGAGAAGATGTAAAGATCAATGTACCCAAAGCTTTCAATCTGGATTCTGACCACCTTTTCAGTGACATAGTTAACAGGGCACAGAATGTGCTGCAGACTTCAGAAATTAATCCTGTTTCCATAATTTATTCAACAAAAGCAGAAGACAGCGATGCCCAGATTTCCTCTAATAGCTATAATGACTGCGCTGACCCAAAGTATTCTGAAGACTTCACAAGTCCTGAAGCAACAGGATTCTCAGAAGATTTTACCAGTCCTGAGCCTACAAGCAAATGTACAGATAATTTGGATAGTAGTATAGAGGCAGCCTCCACTATGGTGAAACATATGAACTCTAACAATGAGTTAGAATCTAACTTTTCGAAACATTTCAATAATGGAGCAGCTCAAAGTGAGAGGGAAGACGATTCAGTTCCACTACCTATACCATCCCAGCAATCTCCAATTCGATCTTTAAAAGGAATATCCAATGTGAAAAGTCATCATCAGAAAGTGGCTGCCTCAAATCTATCTAATGATGCTACCAGCTCAGAGGTAAATCAATTTAAAAACACATTGAACCTAACAAgcaaagaagaaaataagaaacaaCTTGAGTCAACTCTATTTCACGGAGACATCAATCCAGTTAGCATAGAGCTCCCAAGGCTTTCAAGTTCAATGACTGGATGCAAGTCTTTCGAGGACAGCCAATCTTTGGGGCCATCCCAAATGAGTTCCTACATACCATCCAGTGTATCTGACCTTGTTAGTGGTGAACTTGAAATTAACACAACAGATGTTCAAAAAGATGGCAGTGAATTGGATGCGACAGGAACGGCCAATGAGTGCAGGCACATTTCTGAACTAATAATCAACAAACTTCCTGGATATACTTTATGA